The window GATCGCCCGACATCTTTGCCAAAGCCTGGATGCTACTACCCACGCAACTCAGGGCAATTACAACAACTTTATCGGAGTACTCCTAACGCTTCTATCAGCCCCACTGGATACAAGTTGGTGGGTAGTTGAAATGGGAACAAACCACTTCGGAGAGATCGAAACACTAGCCAAGGTATCTCAACCAACCGTTGGTTTACTAACAAGCATCGGGGAGAGCCATTTGGAATTTCTGCTCAACACAGCTGGGGTTGCCCGAGAGAAATCCGGCTTGTGGAAGGGACTTTTGGAAGGTGGCCAAGCTTGGATTCCAGCAAATGTGTTAGAAAGAAGTGTTCTTGAGCGAGAGGCCAAACAGATTGGGGTTGCCCTCCACAGCTTTGGACTCAACGAACCGGCCGCAGAGTGGAATCTGCAACTACAGGCAACCCGATCAGACAACGGCTTATCCATCCTGGATTCACCTATTGGTGAATTACAGACTTTCTTGAACAACCCACTGGCTTTACAAAATCTGGCTGGTGTC is drawn from SAR324 cluster bacterium and contains these coding sequences:
- the murF gene encoding UDP-N-acetylmuramoyl-tripeptide--D-alanyl-D-alanine ligase, whose protein sequence is IARHLCQSLDATTHATQGNYNNFIGVLLTLLSAPLDTSWWVVEMGTNHFGEIETLAKVSQPTVGLLTSIGESHLEFLLNTAGVAREKSGLWKGLLEGGQAWIPANVLERSVLEREAKQIGVALHSFGLNEPAAEWNLQLQATRSDNGLSILDSPIGELQTFLNNPLALQNLAGVLAALHSTGVDDNDLQKAVAELELDVTGRMQLLSRGDVLWVNDSYNANPSSFRSVLRSLRQMYPSRRLLLAAGSMAELGDQAPELHHQVGVFAANCGVSTLFTCGPYASNLAEGWQATTQRLVHVTEEPGDLLPLLQRALQPDDVILVKGSRSARMERILPE